A region of the Mesobacillus jeotgali genome:
CCTGATGAAAGACACTGCCGTATTTATTAATATCGGCCGTGGTGATTTAGTGAAGGATGAGGTTTTATTAAAAGCACTGCAGGAAAAAAAGATAGCACATGCTTATTTGGATGTTTTCTACATAGAACCCTTAAAGGAAAGTCATCCGTTCTGGAAAATGGACAATGTAACCGTCACACCTCATATATCAAGTCTGACCAAAAATTATATGCCAAGATCCTTTGAAATTTTTAAACAAAATCTTCATACCTATATTAGAAATGGCACGGATTTTATAAATGTGATTGATATGGACAGGGGGTACTAAGATATGAAAATCTATACGAAGACTGGTGACAAAGGAACAACATCGCTGATTTATGGAACCAGGGTAGGGAAGAACGATAAACGTGTAGAAGCATATGGAACATGTGATGAGACCAATTCAATGATTGGCCTGGCAATCAGCTATCTTAATAGTGAGTATTTCAGCGGCAAGGAAGAAATGCTGCAAATATTCCATAAGATCCAGACAGTTATGTTCCATGTTGGAGCTGAATTGGCTACTCCTTCCGGTAAAGAAGTAAAATGGGTCCTTGATGAAAAAGATATAGAAGAGCTGGAAGAAAAAATCGACACATGGGATACTTTGCTTCCACAATTGACTAATTTCATTCTTCCAGGCGGC
Encoded here:
- a CDS encoding cob(I)yrinic acid a,c-diamide adenosyltransferase, giving the protein MKIYTKTGDKGTTSLIYGTRVGKNDKRVEAYGTCDETNSMIGLAISYLNSEYFSGKEEMLQIFHKIQTVMFHVGAELATPSGKEVKWVLDEKDIEELEEKIDTWDTLLPQLTNFILPGGHQAGAALHVARTVARRAEREAVGLGDEVNPLVLSYLNRLSDFLFVAARYVNMHLGATEQTLHQGSRL